GCCGTGTAGTAGTTCTCTAAAAACACTTCTTTGAAGTTGCAGCTGTCGTTGTAGTCTTTCTGTTGGGGAAAGAAGAACAGATGGTGATGTACGTCAGAAGCGGGATGTCTTGCGTCGTGTGGAGTTCCTGAATTATCCGTGGCATGTGTCATATTTACTCTTCACTGAAAGATGGGAGCGTTAGCTGGAATGATCAGATTAACTggtgtttgttgtgtgtttgcCGGACGGATGGCTTCATACTTTGCCCTGTAACATCCCGGTGCGGTTCATGGAAATATAATACTGGCTCTTCAGTCCTTTAATGGCCAACACGCCGCCTTCTGAAACCGTCCTGATCTCCAgaacacctgagacacacacatcGGCCTGAAATGACTTATCTTCACAAAGCAACACTTctcatgtgcatttaaataaatgaaagtaaaatttatataaaaacaacaaaaacatgacaaaattaaaGGTAGCACTCTGCTTAAAACCTGTATGTATAAAGCATTGCAAAGCGTTGTTAGACGAGGCGCTGCATTATAATCATCGGCGCTTGTTACCTGTACTTACTGTtataataaaaccaataaattatacataattacatgcaagtcaaACCCTAAACCTTGTATAGTCAAAAcatgtgtttaattaatattagtcaGCAgtgcttaaatatataaaaacactgtaacaaAGACAAAGTAAGTACTACAatgttttaactgttatttatgAGATTGTGCAATGAATTATAAGTTGCATtacaaggcataattaatgcactAAAATGATTGTACACATTgtacataaaggctttaagtgtATTTTGAAAGCATTAACAAAATATTCCAATGATCTGACTTAAATAACACTTTGAGCTGGTCTGCAGTTAATTAATGGTTTAGTAGCGACGTGTGCCATTGTTTTTGGGCTCAATATTGCAGTTATGAGCACGAGAGGGTTTGATTATGATCCCGAGCGAGATGTTTGACAGCTGAAGCgtctgtttgctgtgtttgctctctctctggAAGTGTTTTCTTCACATGTGAGCGGCTCCAGCGGTATAATAAGCTGCTGTCACGGCACagcctctctccctctctgacCCTCTCCGCAGGTCTTGTATGTGCTCTGTGCGTGCCGTACTCGACCACATCTGGCTGTAtcaatttttcttcttttcagcgCCAGCTGACGTAATGATCTTCCCTCCAGAGCAGAGATGCGTGCCGTCACGCCAGCGCTCTCTTCTCATACACAGCCCAGATCACTAATAACCAAGTGCTCGGGGCTGATGTTATGTACGTGATCATTACGGCGAGTAATCAAGTATttcgttatttattttatccgTTTAATAATCGATTATGTATGCATGCAGGCAGCGCCGGCCTCCGGTCTGAATTCTGTTGTTGTTTGGACTCTCTCTACATAAACCGTGTCTCCTCTCTGACCACATCTGATAACGTCTGACCACTAAGTAACGAAGGCTAACCAGAGCTATAAATACTGCCCCAAACACCTGTTTCTCTTTAGTGCTGTCAGTCCTCGACCTGGAACCCTGACCGGCCGACATACAGCAGGAAAACACACGGTTACTTCACACAAAGATCTAAATGACTCTCATGTTCCTCGCTCTTAGGCCTCCTAGGTGTACGTGGAGTCCagagctttataatggcagaGAATGGGTGTTATTTTTCTACAGTCCAAAAGAAGTGCATTAAAGCGCATCCATCCATGTCTCAGaggtaaatcatttatttataagagCTTTCACGATAGGATAGTGTTCCAGCGGATGATGGAGGAGGACCGCTCACAAATTAGAAGCACAAAATGtggatttgtaaagaaaaatgtgaaccAGGAGGAGACAAATGCTGGTTCTTGTCCCTGCAGCACAGAAGCAGTCGAGTATTTGTAGCGATAGACAACAACAACACCGAAGGATAggtatgccaaaaatcattaaagatataaaatgaagatcatgttccataaagatGGTAAAGGTATTTTCACGGTTTAGAGCTCTATTTATCTCCTCGCCGGTCACCCGCCGGTCAGAGCCGTGTCTGTGAGGGTCCTAACACCAGCACACTGTCAAAGAGCGACGGCTGAGTCTGCATCCTGGACATATTCaccctgacctctgaccctcaCGACCCCCCCATCTCACCAGACAGATATCGTCCCGTCCtgacaaaccatacatcagtgcAAAGACGATTTATCCGGCTTTCTGTTTTCAGGTGATATATGAATCTCAATTTCAATACATTGACTGTaatggctggttttgtgcttCAGGGTCAGTCCTAAagtcttaaatatatacagaataaaacattgatTCACTCCACGAGACCTTCACTCACCCCTTGAGGCTTTTATTATGTGCTTTATTGCACTTCTTTTGAATTGCTGAAAAATAACGTCCATTCTCTACCATTATAAAGTTTGTAGAAACCAGGACGTTTTTAAAGTTCCTCTGAGAGAAGGAAGTCCTATACATGTAGTAGAGTGAGGAAATCATGggctaattttaatttttgtgtgaactatccagATGTGAGCTTTAGACGCATTGTTTTAGATCCAAAAAGCAGCCcaaatgaatgcatgtgtgaGATATTCGTATAAGCATCACCTagtgtttgttatttttcatcttaCTGTAGCAGTTGTTGGGGTCCTGCGTCCCGTTGATGTTGCCGAACTCGTCGATCATCAGAAACCACTGCGTGCGGCTGTAGAGGCGCCGGATGCGGACGTCCCTTCCCTCCATGTAGTCGTAGTTCCTGGTGTGTCGCTCGTGTTTGGAGCAGTCGGTCGCAGGCTCTCCATCgcagacgcacacacatacgCGGCTGACCAGCAGCGCCAGCCACAGGCCACACGCTAACTCAGGCAGTTTCCAGCGCTGCGTCCATTTGCGCATTATACTGCGTTTCTCCAGGAGTTCATGATCCACATACTGAAGGCGAAACGCAGGATGGGGAGATCCGCTCGGACCCTGTCCCAGTAGAggcgtgacctctgacctccagcTAGAGGAGGTGTGCTCGTTTCTGCGCTTAATGACACCTCACACACCGTCCGGTCCTGATGAAGACACGGGACACGGGTCAGATCCAAAAAACATCAGTATAATTCACTAATAAAACACTGCCTGACCGCTGCAATACATCTACATGTACAGAAAGCTCAATaatgaccctggaccacaaaaacataagaataaataataatcagtccactgatgtctggtttgttctGATCGGACTATatctgtctgagatacaactattagaTAATcaggaatctgagggagcaaaaaaatctaaatattgacaaaatcTCAAAGTTCAGATGAAGTTCagagcaatgcatattactaataaaaataaagtttagcTGTATTTACGGTAGAAAtttatcttcatggaacatgatctttacttaatatcacAAAACGtattattttgtctatttttataaatataccaGAGCTGCTGaagactgcttctgtgctccagagacatATATAAGATACACAATATTTACTGTAAGACCTCTGATTATCTGAGGAGGAGATTAGGAGCTGATGCTGGAGGTTCATATAGTATTATAGTCATCTCAGATATACATCTCAGTCATACTCTATCACTACTTTATCTAAATGTCTTCTATCTATTCTGTCTGCTTCAAGTGTCTTGATATCACTCTTTCATTACATCAGATGATCAGTTTCTCTCTGTTGCTACGTATCTGTGTCTACTTTACATGTCTCtgtgttaaatgttaatattgctCTTTCTCTTGGTTAAAGATCTCAGTATTGCTGTCATTTCACATaattctttatataaaaaacaatgtttagAAGCAACTTACTTCTTCTTCCAGCTTGTGTTCTTGAGTCCTGACGACTGAAGAGAAGCTTCCAGCGTGACGCACGGACAGAAAGAGTTTGGAGGCAGACCGTCTGCGCTGTGCATCTTCTTCTCGTGTTTCTGATCGCTCTGTGATGTCTGATAAAAACCTCCCGCTGACCTCACTTCTCTACAATTAcaccggagagagagagagagagagagagagagagagagagagagagagagagagagagagagagagagagagagagacagagacagagagagagagagagacagagagagagacagagagagagagagagagagagagagagaagagagagagagacagagagagagagacagagagagagagacagagacagagagagagagacagagacagagagagagagacagagagagagagagagacagagagacagagagagacagagagagagacagagagagagagagagagagagagagagagagagagagagagagagagagagacagagagagacagagagagacagagagagagagacagagagagagagagagagagagagagagagagagagagagagagagagagagagagagagagagagagagagagacagagagagagagagagagagacagagagagagagagagagagagagagagagagagagagagagagagagagagagagagagagagagagagagagagagacaggagagagagagagagagagagagaaagacagagagagagagagacagagacagagagagagagacagagagagagacagagagagagagacagggagagagagagagagagagagagagacagagagagagagacagagagagagagagagagagagagagagagagacagagacagagagagagagacagagagagagacagagagagagagacagagagagagacagagagagagagagagagagagagagagagagagagagagagagagagagagagagagagagagagagagagacagagagagagagagagagagagagagagacagagagagagagagagagagagagagagagagagacagagagagagacagagagagacagagagagagagacagagagagagagagagagagagagagagagagagagagagagagagagagagagagagagagagagagagagagagagagacagagacagagagagagagacagagagagagagagagagagagagagagagagagagagacagagagagacagagagagagagacagagagagagagacagagagagagagagagagagagagagagagagagagagagagagacagagagagagagagagagagagagacagagagagagagagagagagagagagagagagagagagagagagagagagagagagagagagagagagagagagagagagagagagagagagagagagagagagagagagagagagagacagagagagagagagagagagagagagagagagagagagagagagacagagagagagagagagagagagagagagagagagagagagagagagagagagagagagagagagagagagagagagagagagagagagagagagagagagagagagagagagagagagacagagagagagagagagagagagagagagagagagagagagagagagagagagagagagagagagagagagagagacagagagagagagacagagagagagagagagagacagagagagagagagagagacagagagagagacagagagagagagagagagagagagagagagagagagagagagacagagagagagagacagagagagagagagagagagagagagagagagagagagagagagagacagagagagagagagagacagagagagagagagagagagagagagagagagagagagagagagagagacagagagagagaaagagagacagagagagacagagagagagagagacagagagagacagagagagagagagagagagagagagagagagagagagagagagagagagagacagagagagagagagagagagagagagagagagagagagagagagagagagagagagagagagagagagagagagagagagagagagagagagagagagagagagagagagagagagagacagagagacacagagagacagagagagagagagagaaagagagacagagagagagagacagagagacacagagagagagagagagagagagagagagagagagacagagagagagagagagagagagagagagagagagagagagacagagagagacagagagagaaagagagagagagacagagagagagagagagagacacagagagacagagagagagagagagaaagagagacagagagagagagagacagagagacacagagagagagagagagagagagagagagagagagagagagacagagagagagagagagagagagagagacagagagagagagacagagagagagagagagagagagagagagagagagagagagagagagagagagagagagagagagagagagagagagagagagagagagagagagagagagagagagagagagagagagagagagagagagagagagagagagagagagagagagagagagagagagagagagagagagagagagacaggagagagagagagagagagagagagagagacagagagagagagagagagagagagagagagagagagagagagagagagagagagagagagagagagagagagacagagagagagagagagagagagagagagagagagacagagagagagagacagagagagagagagagagagagagagagagagacagagagagagagacagagagagagagagagagagagagagagagacagagagagagagagagagagagagagagagagagagagagagagagagagagagagagagagacagagagagagagacagagagagagagagagagagagagagagagacagagagagagagagagagagagagagagagagagagacagagagagagacagagagagagagagagagagacagagagagagacagagagagagagagagagagagagagagagagagagagagagagagagagagagagagagagagagagagagagagagagagagagagagagagagagagagagagagacagagagagagacagagagagagagagagagagagacagagagagagacagagagagagagagagagagagagagagagagagagagacagagagagagagacagagagagagagagagagagagagagagagagagagagagagagagagagagacagagagagagagagagagagagagagagagagagagagagagacagagagagagagacagagagagagagagagagagagagagagagagagagagagagagagagagagagagagagagagagagagagagagagagagagagagagagagagagagagagagacagagagagagagagagacagagagagacagagagagagagagagagagagagagagagacagagagagagagagagagagagagagagacagagagagagagagagagagagagacagagagagacagagagagagagagagagagagagagagagagagagagagagagagagagagagagagagagagacagagagagagagagaaagagagagagagacagagagagagagacagagagacacagagagacagagagagagagagagaaagagagacagagagagagagacagagagacacagagagagagagagagagagagagagagacagagagacacagagagagagagagagagagagagagagagagagagagagagagagagacagagagagagagagagagagagagagagagagagagagacagagagacacagagagacagagagagagagagagaaagagagagagagagagagagagacagagagaca
This region of Puntigrus tetrazona isolate hp1 chromosome 18, ASM1883169v1, whole genome shotgun sequence genomic DNA includes:
- the fgf7 gene encoding fibroblast growth factor 7, which translates into the protein MRKWTQRWKLPELACGLWLALLVSRVCVCVCDGEPATDCSKHERHTRNYDYMEGRDVRIRRLYSRTQWFLMIDEFGNINGTQDPNNCYSVLEIRTVSEGGVLAIKGLKSQYYISMNRTGMLQGKKDYNDSCNFKEVFLENYYTAYSSVKWTKNGKEMFISLSQKGRPLRGKKTRKESISAHFIPRKCREDEKKLA